GGCGACACAGGATCATTAGCTTTAGGAGGCGCATTAGCGGCGGTAGGAGTCAGCACTCAGCAACTGTTTCCCTTACTCATTATTAGTGGGATTTTCTTTGCTGAATCCCTCTCTGTTATCGCGCAAGTGGGGTATTATAAAGCCACTAAAGATGAAAATGGTGTGGGAAAACGACTCCTGAAAATGTCTCCCCTCCATCATCATTTAGAACTCAGTGGTTGGTCAGAAATTCAAGTCGTAGGAGTCTTTTACGCGATCGCGCTATTCCTCTCCGTTTTGAGCATTTTTCTAAGTTGATCCCATCACTAGAAACTATGAAATTAATAACCGCTTTGATCTTTTTTAATTAAGTTAGGAACTTCTTATAACTCACAACGTCATTATTCAAGATTAAGACCAGATAAAGGATAAAACATGAAGATCAAAAAACGAGGAAAAACTCTGATTACGCTAGTTTCAATTGCTGGTATGGCGACTGCCAGTAGTAGTGGTTTGATCAGCCAATTAGCTCAATCATTAGATCGTGCCATGATTCCTAAAGTACAGGCGGAAGAGTCAACCATCCGCAACCTGCAACGAGAGGCAATTCCACTTCGGGAGGCTTTAGCCAGATTTGAAGCAGTAGGAATGAAGATCGAAGGCCGAAGAGCAGCGGTTGTTGACGAACGTGGGAACCCTCAGCCCTTAAAAGATGGGGTTTATGAGCACGAAGGCTTATTTTTAGTCATTGAGCGAGAACAACTCACCAGTTACTTTGAACAAGGCACTGGTAAACTATTTGATGGCGATGATGATGATGAGTTGTGGATTGAATGTATCGGTCCCTATTGTCCTGAAGAAAATGGTGATGAGATGCCCGAATTTTCAGTTGAAGATGCCTTACAACGAGCGCAACCTTCACTAGGATCAAGACTAGAAACGTTACAAGAACGAGCAATTCCACTTGAGCGGGCTTTAGCCAGATTTGAAGCAGTAGGAATGAAGATCGAAGGCCGAAGAGCAGCGGTTGTTGACGAACGTGGGAACCCTCAGCCCTTAGAAGATGGCGTTTATCAGTACGAAGACTTAGTTTTAGTCTTTGAGGGAGGAGAATTTACCGGTTACTTGGAACGAGGCACTGATCAACTATTTGATGCCGATGATGATGAAGAGTTGTGGATTGAATGTATCGGTTATTGTCCTGAAGAAAATGGTAATGCTCATGAGATGCCCGAATTTTCAGTTGAAGATGCCTTACAACGAGCGCAACCTTCACTAGAAACAGAAAGACCTTTGCCAGGATCAGATTTGTAGCCAAGAGCGTCATTGGGATGAATTTCCACAGCGCATAAAAGCCAAATGTTCTGACTAGAAGAAGACGAGAAGTAATCTCTTTATTCTTGTCTTCTTTGTTAGGAACTTTCCAAAATTCATAACGTCTGTTTTGTTATACCTAGTCATCTCAAACGATAGATGATGTAATTTAGAAACTCAATAAACATGAAGATCACCAAAAAAGGAAAAACTCTGATTACGCTAGTTTCAATTGCTAGTATTGCGACCGCCAGTAGTAGTGGTTTGATCAGCCAATTAACTCAATCATTAGATCGCGCCATGATTCCCAAAGTACAGGCGGAAGAGTCAACCATCCGCAACTTGCAAGAACGGGCGATTCCTATTGAGGAAGCCTTAGCAAAATTTGAAGCAGTCAGAATTGCTATCAAAGATGGAAGAGCAACAGTTGTTGACCAACGTGGGAACCATCAAGCCTTGAGAGATGGCGTTTATCAGCTTGAAGACTTTTTTTAGTTATTGAGAGAGGACTATTCATCGGTTACTTTGAACAAGGTACCGATACACTATTTGATGGTGATGATGATGGTGAATTTATTGATGTCTGTCTTCTTTGTAGTGGGATGAATTGCTGTGAAACTCCTGATGATGTGCCTGAAATGTCTGTGGAAGAGGCTTGGGAACGAAGAGCAGTTTCTATCTCTGTTGAAGGGGCTTTAGAGCGAGCGCGACCCTCCCAAGAAACAGAAAGACCTTTGCCATCAGGTTTGTAGCCAAGAGCGTCATTGGGATGAATTTCCACAGCGCATAAAAGCCAAATGTTCTGACTAGAAGAAGACGAGAAGTAATCTCTTTATTCTTGTCTTCTTTGTTAGGAACTTTCCAAAATTCATAACGTCCGTTTGGTTATACCTACTCATCTCAATAGATGATGTAATTTAGGAACTCAATAAACATGAAGATCACCAAAAAAGGAAAAACTCTGATTACACTAGTTTCAATTGCTGGTATTGCGACCGCCAGTAGTAGTGGTTTGATCAGCCAATTAACTCAATCATTAGATCGTGCCATGATTCCCAAAGTACAGGCGGAAGAGTCAACCATTCGCAACCTGCAACAACGGGCAATTCCAGTAGCTGATGCTTTAGCAAAATTTGAAGCAGTGGGAATTGTCATCAAAGACGGGAGAGCAGCAGTTGTTGATGAACGTAAGAACCATCAAGCCTTGAGAGATGGGGTTTATCAGCACGAAGACTTATTTTTAGTGATTGAGCGAGGACAACTCACCAGTTACTTTGAACGGGGAACTGGCAAACTATTTGATGGCGATGATGATGATGATTTTTGGATTGAACATGTACCTGGGCCTTTAGGTCCTGATCCTGAACCTGATGAGATGCCCCGATTTTCAGTTGAAGATGCCTTACAACGAGCGCAACCTTCACTAGAATCAAGACTAGAAACGTTACAAGAACGAGCAATTCCACTTGAGCGGGCTTTAGCCAGATTTGAAGCAGTAGGAATGAAGATCGAAGGTCGAAGAGTAAGTATTATTGGAGAAAATGGCGTGGTTGTTGACCAACGTGGGAACCGTCAACCCTTAAGAGATGGGGTTTATCAGCAGGAAGACCTATTTTTAGTGATTGAGCGAGGACAACTCACCAGTTACTTTGAACAAGGCACTGGTCAACTATTTGATGCCGATGATGATGATGAGTTGTTCATTGAATGTATCGGTAATTGTACTGGATCTGATGAGATGCCCCGATTTCAAGTTGAAGATGCCTTACAACGAGCGCAACCTTCCCGAGGAACAGAAAGACCTTTGCCATCAGGTTTGTAGCCAAGAGCGTCATTGGGATGAATTTCCACAGCGCATAAAAGCCAAATGTTTTTACTAGAAGAAGACGAGAAGTAATCTCTTTATTCTTGTCTTCTTTACTTTCATCAAAATTATCAAGGAGAGAAGCCATGTACTTTGTCATTAAACTTAGTAAACTCTGTAACTTGCGTTGTACTTATTGCTATGAATATGAAGAGTTAGCAAATAAAGAGCGAATGTCATTACAGCAACTCGAATACTTTTTTTCTCATGTTGCTGACTATTTACTCAATCACCCCAGCCCAAAAATTCCCGAATTTGTTTTTCACGGCGGAGAGCCTTTATTATTGCCCCATCAATACTTTCGAGATATTTGTTCCCTACAGGAAAAATATTTAGATCGAGTTGGGATTAATTATAGAAATAGCCTCCAAACTAACCTGTTTAAAATTTCCGACTCAACTTTAGATCTTCTACAAGAATTAAACATTAGTTTAGGGGTATCCTTTGATGTTTTTGGAAAACAACGGGTTGATATTAAAGGGAAGGATTCTCAAGAAAGTGTAATTCCTAATTTGCAAAGATTAATTGACCGTAAAATTAACTTTGGGATTATTACGGTTTTACATGCAGAGAATATTGACTATGTTCTTAATACTTACCAATTCTGTAATGACTTAGGAATTAATTATCGCATTTTACCGATTTCTAGTGTCGTTGAACCGCCAGCGCGAATGAAACATCTAATGTTAAGTAATGAGCAAATTTTAGAAGCCTATAAAGCTGTGGCAAAGGTTCACTTGCATCGTCCTACTTCCATTCGAGTTTATCCGCTTCGAGATTTTTTCTTAGCAGCAGTTCGCTATTTAACAGGACAAACAATTAGACAGTTTCAACCCGAAAAAGAAGAATGGGTTTTAATAATTAACGTTAATGGAGATGTTTATAATCGCGGTGACGCTTATTTGCCAGAAGGTTATATGGGGAATCTCTTTAATCAAAAATTAGAAGAATTATTAAATTCCCCTGAACATCAAGAAACTGTTGCGATAAGAGAAAAAAGAATGGAAACCTGTCGTCGTTGTCAGTTTGATCAAAAATGTCACCAAATTCATATTGCTGAAGCAACAGACAGTGCTAGAGTTTATAACAACCAAGGACAGTTAGAATGTACAATTGCTAAACCGATGATTGAATTTATGATTGATGAAATTCAAAAATCCCCAGAAGCACAAGAACTATTAAATATGTATTATTCCTATTCTCAAGAGTCAGCCTCTCAAGGGGAAGCAAGTATTAACTTATCACTTTAGTTATGTCACAGCGAAAGTATGCAATTATCGGTACTGGAGCAATTGGTGGTTATTATGGGGCACGCTTGCAGCAAGCCGGGTTTGATGTCCATTTTTTAGTCAAAAGTGATTATCCGTTGGTCAAAAACCAAGGATTAAAAATTGACTCCTGTGATGGAGATTTTACCCTACCGACAGTTAACGCTTATGATGATCCCTCTCTCATCCCTCCTTGCGATGTAGTTGTTGTCGCTTTGAAGGCAACTCAGAATCAGATCTTACCTAACATTCTGCCGTCGATTCTGAAAAAGGATGGCACTGTCTTACTATTACAAAATGGACTAGGTGCAGAGGAAAAGATTGCCAGTATTATCCCTAACTCGATTATTGGTGGTTTATGTTTTATTTGTAGTAATAAAGTGGGGCCAGGTCATATTCGGCATTTGGATTACGGTAGCATCAAAATGGCTCAATATTGCCCTAATAGCGGTTCAGCAGGGATTACCAATGAGTTAAAGGCGATATCCCTAGATTTTCAACAAGCCGGCCTTGAAGTTAATCTTAGTCAGGATTTATTGCTAACTCGCTGGGAAAAACTAGCTTGGAATATCCCCTTTAATGGCTTATCTGCCCTTCTAGAAGCAACAACTGCTGAGATCATGGAAAATCCCGAAACTCGATCCTTAGCAGAAGCGTTAGCTAAAGAAGTAGTAGAAGGCGCAAAAGCCAGCGATCGCGCTCTCTCTCAAGAGTTTATTTCCAACTTAATGGCTCGCACTGCCAAAATGAAACCCTATCATACCAGTATGAAGCTCGATCGCGATCAAAAACGCCCTTTAGAAGTAGAAGCTATTTTTGGTAATCCTCTCCGTGTGGCAAAAGAAAAAGGAATCGCATTACCCCGCATTGAAACCCTTTATCAGCAGTTAAAATTCATTGATACCAAAAACCGTTAATGCTTTGAGTTTTATTGGCTTCCCCCACTGAGTCAGCTTCTCCTGCTACAATAAATCCTGTTCCGACTGCATAGAGACTTATGACTGCTCCCTTTTCCTCAGAAGAAATTGCTGCTGAAAGCATTAAACCCGACGAATACCAAGAAATTGTTAATCGCTTAAGTCGCCATCCCAATAAAGCAGAATTAGGGATGTTTGGGGTAATGTGGTCAGAACATTGTTGTTATAAGAACTCTCGTCCCCTATTAAAACAGTTTCCCACTAGCAGCGATCGCGTTTTAGTGGGACCAGGAGAAAACGCTGGAGTAATTGACTTAGGGGATGGACTGCATATTGCGTTTAAAATTGAATCCCATAACCATCCCTCCGCCATTGAACCTTTCCAAGGAGCAGCCACAGGCGTAGGAGGCATCCTCAGAGATATTTTTACCATGGGAGCGCGTCCCATTGCGATCCTTAACTCCCTTCGTTTCGGCAAACTCGATAATCCTCGCACCCGTCGCATTTTTTCAGGGGTAGTAGAAGGCATTTCCCATTACGGCAACAGTGTCGGTGTTCCTACCGTTGGTGGCGAAATCTACTTTGATGCAGCGTACTCAGGAAACCCCCTTGTTAATGCCATGGCAATTGGCTTAATGGAAACCCCCGACATTGTTAAGGCTGGGGCTTCTGGTATTGGGAATCCCGTGCTTTATGTGGGATCAACCACTGGGCGTGATGGCATGGGAGGTGCAAGTTTCGCGAGTGCCGAATTAAATGAAGACTCCGCTGATGATCGTCCAGCAGTACAAGTGGGGGATCCCTTTCTAGAAAAATGTTTAATTGAAGCCTGTTTAGAAGCCTTTAAAACGGGGGCAGTTGTCGCCGCCCAAGATATGGGGGCAGCAGGATTAACCTGTTCTACCGCAGAAATGGCAGAAAAAGGGGGAGTTGGCATTGAATTAAATCTTGATGCAATTCCCCATCGAGAAACAGGGATGACAGCTTATGAATATCTCCTGTCTGAGTCGCAAGAAAGAATGTTATTTGTCGCTGAAAAAGGACGGGAACAGGAACTCATTGATATTTTCCATAAATGGGAACTTCATGCAGTTGTGGCTGGAGAAGTAATTACTGAACCCATTGTTCGCATTCTACAGGGAGGGAAAATCGCCGCAGAAATTCCTGCCACTGCTTTAGCCGAAAATACCCCTCTCTATGAACGAGAGATTCTTCCAGAACCCCCAGACTACGCAAAAACGGCTTGGGAATGGACAAGTGATTCCCTTCCTCCTTGTGATGAAAAAGGAATCAACGATCAAAGTTGGAATGAGATTTTATTACAGCTACTCGCTACTCCCTCCCTTGCTTCCAAGGCTTGGGTATATCGTCAATATGATCATCAAGTGCAAAATAATACGGTTTTACTCCCAGGAGGGGCAGATGCAACCGTGATTCGAGTGCGTTCTCAAACTCAGTCAATTTCCACTTATAAAGGAGTAGCAGCCACTACTGATTGTAATGGGCGTTATGTGTATCTTGATCCTGATACTGGGTCAAAATTAGCAGTAGCAGAAGCCGCGAGAAACTTAAGCTGTGTTGGTGCTGAACCTGTGGCAATCACCGATAATCTTAACTTTGGTAGCCCTGAGAAACCCATCGGCTATTGGCAACTGGCAAAAGCCTGTGAAGGAATTGCAGAAGCCTGTACTGCTTTTAATACGCCTGTGACAGGGGGGAATGTCTCTCTCTACAATGAAACGTTTGATAATCAAGGCAACCCACAGCCGATTTATCCCACTCCTGTGATTGGTATGGTAGGGGTGGTAGAAGATGTGCGCCAAGTGCGAGGGCAAGGTTGGCAACAAGCAGGGGATCTAATTTATTTACTCGGACATAATACTGTCACCTTAGGGGGTTCCGAATATCTAGCAACAATTCACAATACAGTTGCAGGTAAGCCGCCCCATCTCGATTTTGAGTTAGAAAAACAAGTGCAATTCACCTGTAGAGAAGGGATTAAACAGGGATATATTAATTCTGCCCATGACTGTGCGGAAGGAGGAATTGCCGTGGCGTTAGCAGAATGTTGTTTAGGGGGAAGTTTAGGGGTAGAAGTGACGGTTTCTCCTGATGATAATCAGCGTTGGGATGAATGTTTATTTGGGGAGGGGGCAAGTCGCATTTTAGTTTCGGTTTCTCCTGAGATGCAATCAGCATGGGAAGCCTTTTTAGGGGAGAAATTAGGAAGTTATTGGCAACAATTAGGAGTTGTCAAGGGAGACAGCTTAAAAATTAATGATATTGTCAGAGTTAACTTAAATAGAATGAAAGAAATAACAGAAAGCGCCATTCCTAATCAACTATAAAGATACAAATTATACTTCCCCCCAAGGAAATCATCATGAAGAAAAATATAACCCCTGATCGCATTATGCAAATTGGTCTGGGATTTTGGGCAGCGAAAACCCTCCTTAGTGCCGTTGAATTAGGTCTTTTCACACAATTGGCTAAGGAACCCATGTCAGCAGAGGCAATTGGAAAGCATCTTAACCTCCATCCTCGCAGTCTTAGAGATTTCCTTGATGCCCTCGTCTCTCTAGGAATGCTTCAACGAACCTCCGATGGCTTATATCACAATAGCCCAGAAACCGATCAATTTCTTGATGCTAATAAATCTTCTTACATTGGCGGAATCTTAGAGATGGCAAATCACCGACTTTATCCTTTCTGGGGTTCTCTAACAGAGGCTTTAAAGACAGGTGAGCCGCAGAACGAAGCAAAAAGTGGCAATGTGAATAGCTTTGATGCTTTGTACAGTAACCCAGAAAAACTAGAAGAGTTTCTAGGGGCAATGACAGGGATTAGTGTGCCAACAGCCCAAGCCATCGCCCAGAAATTTCCTTGGCAAAAATATAATACGTTTATTGATGTGGGAGGCGCGCAGGGAGGATGCACTGTACAACTTGCCTTAGCGCATCCTCACTTAAAAGGCGGAAATTTTGACTTGCCTGCAGTGCGTCCCGTATTTGAGAAGTATGTAAAACAGCATGGACTCGATGATCGCTTAATGTTTTATCCAGGTGACTTTTTCCAAGATGCCTTACCAACTGCTGATGTTTTGGTAATGGGACATATTCTCCATGACTGGAACTTGCAAGAAAAACAAATGCTATTACAAAAAGCCTATGATGCGCTACCAGTAGGGGGTGCTCTGATTATTTATGAAGCCTTGATTGATGATGAGCGTCAAAACAATACCATGGGGTTACTGATGAGTCTCAATATGCTGATCGAAACGTCTGGCGGATTTGATTATACAGGAGCAGACTGTTCTCAATGGATGCGTCAAGTGGGATTCGGTGAAATTCAGGTGGAGCATTTAGTGGGTCCTGATTCCATGGTTATTGGCATTAAGTAGCCTCATGAATTAGCCTTTAATCCTTAAGGATTACTGCGCGATCGCGCCCTCCATTAATGACAGAAAAACTTGCTTTAGTTATTGAATAGGTCATTTGAAAGTTGGATTCCGATGTTATCCCTCTTTTGTCACTTTCCGAAGCAAGAAGTAAAAAATAATGAGTTCTAATCAACTCTTAAAAACCTATTTTAACTTGATGAACAGAAGAAAATAAATGCTGAAACCCCAATAATAAGTGGTCATTATTAAACATCTCTAGCCAAGGGACAACTAACCAAAATAAGAACCATGGTTCCATAACTAAACGTAGGTTATGTAAGGCATCTTTCCAGCTATTTCCCTTCCTCCAATTGGGATGTTGAGGAGAATTATTACTTGTTGATGGTTGTGTCTTATCATCACTGTCTTCATCTTGCTCAAAAGAGCTAAAACCTGGCGTTTGTAAGCTCACCATTAAATAAACACAGTAAATGATTTCCCACCACTTCTCGATCTCAGAAAACTTGGTGAAACGATAATCTTTCCAACCCAATTCTTGCTTACATTGGCGAAATCCATATTCCACCCAAGTTCTTAAACCGTAAAGGTCTCCTAGTTTTTTCTTGACCTTCCCTTGAAGATTGGTCATAACAAAAGAGGTCCCATTACTGGGCAAAGTTTCTGGGTCAGTGGTGAGATCCCAATAAGTGATTTTTCGTCTCTTGCCATAAACAATTTCTCGAATGTATCTGGTTTCGGAACTGTTATCACTAAAGGTGCGAGTAAATTGACACCATTTATTGGCTCTTACCCTTTGTCCTGGGGGCAGTAGGACACTATGATTACTTCTAATTGCTACTACATAGGAGAGCTGATAGTGAGTTAAAGTATTGATGAAATTGCTACTTTCTCCATACAAGCTATCTGCTAAAACTAGGTCAATGTTAAAGCCAAAATCAATTAACTCTTGAATCAGTTCTATGGCTAATTCAAT
This window of the Euhalothece natronophila Z-M001 genome carries:
- a CDS encoding radical SAM protein; this encodes MYFVIKLSKLCNLRCTYCYEYEELANKERMSLQQLEYFFSHVADYLLNHPSPKIPEFVFHGGEPLLLPHQYFRDICSLQEKYLDRVGINYRNSLQTNLFKISDSTLDLLQELNISLGVSFDVFGKQRVDIKGKDSQESVIPNLQRLIDRKINFGIITVLHAENIDYVLNTYQFCNDLGINYRILPISSVVEPPARMKHLMLSNEQILEAYKAVAKVHLHRPTSIRVYPLRDFFLAAVRYLTGQTIRQFQPEKEEWVLIINVNGDVYNRGDAYLPEGYMGNLFNQKLEELLNSPEHQETVAIREKRMETCRRCQFDQKCHQIHIAEATDSARVYNNQGQLECTIAKPMIEFMIDEIQKSPEAQELLNMYYSYSQESASQGEASINLSL
- a CDS encoding putative 2-dehydropantoate 2-reductase translates to MSQRKYAIIGTGAIGGYYGARLQQAGFDVHFLVKSDYPLVKNQGLKIDSCDGDFTLPTVNAYDDPSLIPPCDVVVVALKATQNQILPNILPSILKKDGTVLLLQNGLGAEEKIASIIPNSIIGGLCFICSNKVGPGHIRHLDYGSIKMAQYCPNSGSAGITNELKAISLDFQQAGLEVNLSQDLLLTRWEKLAWNIPFNGLSALLEATTAEIMENPETRSLAEALAKEVVEGAKASDRALSQEFISNLMARTAKMKPYHTSMKLDRDQKRPLEVEAIFGNPLRVAKEKGIALPRIETLYQQLKFIDTKNR
- the purL gene encoding phosphoribosylformylglycinamidine synthase subunit PurL; the encoded protein is MTAPFSSEEIAAESIKPDEYQEIVNRLSRHPNKAELGMFGVMWSEHCCYKNSRPLLKQFPTSSDRVLVGPGENAGVIDLGDGLHIAFKIESHNHPSAIEPFQGAATGVGGILRDIFTMGARPIAILNSLRFGKLDNPRTRRIFSGVVEGISHYGNSVGVPTVGGEIYFDAAYSGNPLVNAMAIGLMETPDIVKAGASGIGNPVLYVGSTTGRDGMGGASFASAELNEDSADDRPAVQVGDPFLEKCLIEACLEAFKTGAVVAAQDMGAAGLTCSTAEMAEKGGVGIELNLDAIPHRETGMTAYEYLLSESQERMLFVAEKGREQELIDIFHKWELHAVVAGEVITEPIVRILQGGKIAAEIPATALAENTPLYEREILPEPPDYAKTAWEWTSDSLPPCDEKGINDQSWNEILLQLLATPSLASKAWVYRQYDHQVQNNTVLLPGGADATVIRVRSQTQSISTYKGVAATTDCNGRYVYLDPDTGSKLAVAEAARNLSCVGAEPVAITDNLNFGSPEKPIGYWQLAKACEGIAEACTAFNTPVTGGNVSLYNETFDNQGNPQPIYPTPVIGMVGVVEDVRQVRGQGWQQAGDLIYLLGHNTVTLGGSEYLATIHNTVAGKPPHLDFELEKQVQFTCREGIKQGYINSAHDCAEGGIAVALAECCLGGSLGVEVTVSPDDNQRWDECLFGEGASRILVSVSPEMQSAWEAFLGEKLGSYWQQLGVVKGDSLKINDIVRVNLNRMKEITESAIPNQL
- a CDS encoding methyltransferase; translation: MKKNITPDRIMQIGLGFWAAKTLLSAVELGLFTQLAKEPMSAEAIGKHLNLHPRSLRDFLDALVSLGMLQRTSDGLYHNSPETDQFLDANKSSYIGGILEMANHRLYPFWGSLTEALKTGEPQNEAKSGNVNSFDALYSNPEKLEEFLGAMTGISVPTAQAIAQKFPWQKYNTFIDVGGAQGGCTVQLALAHPHLKGGNFDLPAVRPVFEKYVKQHGLDDRLMFYPGDFFQDALPTADVLVMGHILHDWNLQEKQMLLQKAYDALPVGGALIIYEALIDDERQNNTMGLLMSLNMLIETSGGFDYTGADCSQWMRQVGFGEIQVEHLVGPDSMVIGIK
- a CDS encoding IS701 family transposase, with the protein product MDVALQIRQHLPRDPEPTSAIVDNYCGYYQDLFQDVRNYECFKFLHLGLIAPIKRKSLPEIAKVVGITSAQSLHHFLANSPWSVEQLRERRLQKTKEALKGKAITVIIDETGDRKKGNRTDYVARQYLGSLGKIDQGIVSVNAYGVYQDITFPLKFKVFKPKGTLKPGDKYQTKIELAIELIQELIDFGFNIDLVLADSLYGESSNFINTLTHYQLSYVVAIRSNHSVLLPPGQRVRANKWCQFTRTFSDNSSETRYIREIVYGKRRKITYWDLTTDPETLPSNGTSFVMTNLQGKVKKKLGDLYGLRTWVEYGFRQCKQELGWKDYRFTKFSEIEKWWEIIYCVYLMVSLQTPGFSSFEQDEDSDDKTQPSTSNNSPQHPNWRKGNSWKDALHNLRLVMEPWFLFWLVVPWLEMFNNDHLLLGFQHLFSSVHQVKIGF